A window of Apodemus sylvaticus chromosome 9, mApoSyl1.1, whole genome shotgun sequence contains these coding sequences:
- the LOC127692662 gene encoding transcription initiation factor TFIID subunit 1-like isoform X3, with product MDVTKVGSREHRPGENRGSREHRLSENRGSREHSLGENRGRREHRPGENRGSREHRLGENRGSREHRPGENRGSREHRLSENRGSREHRIGENRGSREHRIGENRGSREHRIGENRGSREHRPGENRGSREHRPGENRGSREHRIGENRGSREHRIGENRGSREHRPGENRGSREHRLGENRGSREHRPGENRGSREHRLGENRGSREHRPGENRGSREHRLGENRGSREHRPGENRGSREHRLSENRGSREHRIGENRGSREHRIGENRGSREHRIGENRGSREHRIGENRGSREHRPGENRGSRH from the exons ATGGACGTCACAAAGGtagggagcagggagcacaggccgggtgagaacagagggagcagggagcacaggctgagtgagaacagagggagcagggagcacagcttgggtgagaacagagggagaagggagcaCAGGCCGGGTGAgaacagagggagcagggagcacaggctgggtgagaacagagggagcagggagcacaggccgggtgagaacagagggagcagggagcacaggctgagtgagaacagagggagcagggagcacaggataggtgagaacagagggagcagggagcacaggataggtgagaacagagggagcagggagcacaggataggtgagaacagagggagcagggagcacaggccgggtgagaacagagggagcagggagcacaggccgggtgagaacagagggagcagggagcacaggataggtgagaacagagggagcagggagcacaggataggtgagaacagagggagcagggagcacaggccgggtgagaacagagggagcagggagcacaggctgggtgagaacagagggagcagggagcacaggccgggtgagaacagagggagcagggagcacaggctgggtgagaacagagggagcagggagcacaggccgggtgagaacagagggagcagggagcacaggctgggtgagaacagagggagcagggagcacaggccgggtgagaacagagggagcagggagcacaggctgagtgagaacagagggagcagggagcacaggataggtgagaacagagggagcagggagcacaggatag gtgagaacagagggagcagggagcacaggataggtgagaacagagggagcagggagcacaggataggtgagaacagagggagcagggagcacaggCCGGG
- the LOC127692662 gene encoding transcription initiation factor TFIID subunit 1-like isoform X4, which translates to MDVTKVGSREHRPGENRGSREHRLSENRGSREHSLGENRGRREHRPGENRGSREHRLGENRGSREHRPGENRGSREHRIGENRGSREHRIGENRGSREHRPGENRGSREHRPGENRGSREHRIGENRGSREHRIGENRGSREHRPGENRGSREHRLGENRGSREHRPGENRGSREHRLGENRGSREHRPGENRGSREHRLGENRGSREHRPGENRGSREHRLSENRGSREHRIGENRGSREHRIGENRGSREHRLGENRGSREHRPGENRGSREHRIGENRGSREHRIGENRGSREHRPGENRGSRH; encoded by the exons ATGGACGTCACAAAGGtagggagcagggagcacaggccgggtgagaacagagggagcagggagcacaggctgagtgagaacagagggagcagggagcacagcttgggtgagaacagagggagaagggagcaCAGGCCGGGTGAgaacagagggagcagggagcacaggctgggtgagaacagagggagcagggagcacaggccgg gtgagaacagagggagcagggagcacaggataggtgagaacagagggagcagggagcacaggataggtgagaacagagggagcagggagcacaggccgggtgagaacagagggagcagggagcacaggccgggtgagaacagagggagcagggagcacaggataggtgagaacagagggagcagggagcacaggataggtgagaacagagggagcagggagcacaggccgggtgagaacagagggagcagggagcacaggctgggtgagaacagagggagcagggagcacaggccgggtgagaacagagggagcagggagcacaggctgggtgagaacagagggagcagggagcacaggccgggtgagaacagagggagcagggagcacaggctgggtgagaacagagggagcagggagcacaggccgggtgagaacagagggagcagggagcacaggctgagtgagaacagagggagcagggagcacaggataggtgagaacagagggagcagggagcacaggataggtgagaacagagggagcagggagcacaggctgggtgagaacagagggagcagggagcacaggCCGG gtgagaacagagggagcagggagcacaggataggtgagaacagagggagcagggagcacaggataggtgagaacagagggagcagggagcacaggCCGGG
- the LOC127692662 gene encoding transcription initiation factor TFIID subunit 1-like isoform X2, protein MDVTKVGSREHRPGENRGSREHRLSENRGSREHSLGENRGRREHRPGENRGSREHRLGENRGSREHRPGENRGSREHRLSENRGSREHRIGENRGSREHRIGENRGSREHRIGENRGSREHRPGENRGSREHRPGENRGSREHRIGENRGSREHRIGENRGSREHRPGENRGSREHRLGENRGSREHRPGENRGSREHRLGENRGSREHRPGENRGSREHRLGENRGSREHRPGENRGSREHRLSENRGSREHRIGENRGSREHRIGENRGSREHRLGENRGSREHRPGENRGSREHRPGENRGSRH, encoded by the exons ATGGACGTCACAAAGGtagggagcagggagcacaggccgggtgagaacagagggagcagggagcacaggctgagtgagaacagagggagcagggagcacagcttgggtgagaacagagggagaagggagcaCAGGCCGGGTGAgaacagagggagcagggagcacaggctgggtgagaacagagggagcagggagcacaggccgggtgagaacagagggagcagggagcacaggctgagtgagaacagagggagcagggagcacaggataggtgagaacagagggagcagggagcacaggataggtgagaacagagggagcagggagcacaggataggtgagaacagagggagcagggagcacaggccgggtgagaacagagggagcagggagcacaggccgggtgagaacagagggagcagggagcacaggataggtgagaacagagggagcagggagcacaggataggtgagaacagagggagcagggagcacaggccgggtgagaacagagggagcagggagcacaggctgggtgagaacagagggagcagggagcacaggccgggtgagaacagagggagcagggagcacaggctgggtgagaacagagggagcagggagcacaggccgggtgagaacagagggagcagggagcacaggctgggtgagaacagagggagcagggagcacaggccgggtgagaacagagggagcagggagcacaggctgagtgagaacagagggagcagggagcacaggataggtgagaacagagggagcagggagcacaggataggtgagaacagagggagcagggagcacaggctgggtgagaacagagggagcagggagcacaggCCGG gtgagaacagagggagcagggagcacaggCCGGG
- the LOC127692662 gene encoding transcription initiation factor TFIID subunit 1-like isoform X1, whose translation MDVTKVGSREHRPGENRGSREHRLSENRGSREHSLGENRGRREHRPGENRGSREHRLGENRGSREHRPGENRGSREHRLSENRGSREHRIGENRGSREHRIGENRGSREHRIGENRGSREHRPGENRGSREHRPGENRGSREHRIGENRGSREHRIGENRGSREHRPGENRGSREHRLGENRGSREHRPGENRGSREHRLGENRGSREHRPGENRGSREHRLGENRGSREHRPGENRGSREHRLSENRGSREHRIGENRGSREHRIGENRGSREHRLGENRGSREHRPGENRGSREHRIGENRGSREHRIGENRGSREHRPGENRGSRH comes from the exons ATGGACGTCACAAAGGtagggagcagggagcacaggccgggtgagaacagagggagcagggagcacaggctgagtgagaacagagggagcagggagcacagcttgggtgagaacagagggagaagggagcaCAGGCCGGGTGAgaacagagggagcagggagcacaggctgggtgagaacagagggagcagggagcacaggccgggtgagaacagagggagcagggagcacaggctgagtgagaacagagggagcagggagcacaggataggtgagaacagagggagcagggagcacaggataggtgagaacagagggagcagggagcacaggataggtgagaacagagggagcagggagcacaggccgggtgagaacagagggagcagggagcacaggccgggtgagaacagagggagcagggagcacaggataggtgagaacagagggagcagggagcacaggataggtgagaacagagggagcagggagcacaggccgggtgagaacagagggagcagggagcacaggctgggtgagaacagagggagcagggagcacaggccgggtgagaacagagggagcagggagcacaggctgggtgagaacagagggagcagggagcacaggccgggtgagaacagagggagcagggagcacaggctgggtgagaacagagggagcagggagcacaggccgggtgagaacagagggagcagggagcacaggctgagtgagaacagagggagcagggagcacaggataggtgagaacagagggagcagggagcacaggataggtgagaacagagggagcagggagcacaggctgggtgagaacagagggagcagggagcacaggCCGG gtgagaacagagggagcagggagcacaggataggtgagaacagagggagcagggagcacaggataggtgagaacagagggagcagggagcacaggCCGGG